The following is a genomic window from Staphylococcus capitis subsp. capitis.
CCATTTACTTTGTTTGCGATGACTTTGAAAATTCTGTTTATTTTGTCGTGCTTGTTCTTCAGCTTGCGCTTTATAGCTTTTATTTTCAGTATGAGAAGTATCATCATCTAAAGGTGCGCCACTTGTTTCAGACATATAATTTGCAACTTTGTTAACAATGCCTGGTCCAACTACAACTTGGAGGCGTTCATCTTCAACAACACCTAAAACACCATCAATACTTTTCAATTCATTGTAATTAACTTTATCATAATCATGAATTTTAATTCGAACACGAGTCATACAATGAATAATATTATCAATATTATGATTACCACCAACGGCGTTAGTGATATCTTTAGCAAGACGTTCTTCTTTGTTCATGGAAACTCCCCCTTAAACGTTGATGGCTTGCTTGATCACTCCATTACTTTTATATAAACGCGTCTCAGCGTCTTCTTTAGTTGTATTACATAAATACATGACAACTGCTGTTTTAATATGATTTCCCGCTTCTTCATACAATGTTTGTGCATCTTGTTCATCTAAATCACATATATCTTGAATAATGGTGATTGAACGATTGACCAATTTTTTATTCGTAGGTCGTAAATCCACCATTAAGTTATCATATACTTTTCCGACCCCAATCATTGTCATTGTAGAAATCATATTTAATATGAGTTTTTGAGCAGTGCCAGATTTTAAACGAGTAGATCCTGTTAAAACTTCAGGTCCCACATTAACTTCTAAAATATGCTCTGCACAAGCACTAATTTCACTATTTGTATTACACGAAAGAGCAACAGTATCAGCATGAATATCGTTAGCATAAGTGAGGGCGCCTTTGACGTAAGGTGTGCGACCACTTGCAGATATTCCAATAACAATATCATTATCATTTAGCTGAATATCTTTTAAGTCTTGTGCGCCTTGCTCGCTATCATCCTCAGCCCCTTCTACTGCGACGGTCATCGCTTTTTGACCACCCGCAATAATACCAACGACCTCTTCAGGACGTGTATTAAAAGTTGGTACACATTCAGCAGCATCTAAAACGCCAAGACGTCCACTTGTACCAGCGCCTATATAGATTATTCTTCCTCCACGATTAAAACGTTGGATAGCACTAGTTATAACCTGTGATAACTGAGGAATCACTTGTTCAATGGCTTTGGGTACTTTTTGATCCTCACGATTTATTGTTAGTAGTGCATCTTGAATAGTCATTTCATCTAAATGCATCGTTTGTGTGTTACGAGTTTCTGTTGTTAAACGATTCATTGTCATTCTCCTTCGTATATGTAAATTTAAAAGTATCTCCAGGCTGAATCAGTGTTAATAATTGAAGATCTTCATCGCTCACTGTTGCAATATGGTTAATATGAGAATGTCCTTTGAGTGGTGTTTTAACGACTTGAATTTCACCTTCATATCGCCCATTTAGTTGGTTATCTACAGTGATATCCCCAATGTCTCTTTCAGTTATTCCTATAGGATTTATAGGAGTATCATTGTTAACACGTGAATATTGAGAACGTATGATATGCTCTGGTGCGTCAATGCGCGATGTATGTGTTCTTAAGACTCTCTCAGAAAATGATGGATCCAAGTCTTTAAGCTTGAGCGTAAAATGTCGACGATGCATCATATCAGACAATTGTTGAGCAATTAATAAATTGATTGCTGTGTCACCGATAATAACATGAGAGATATCTAGAGATTGTAATTCATGCGTAGCAACTAAAGGATGTGATGAACGATGTGACTCAACTGTTGGTAACCCTTTATGTAAAGGGCCTCTTAGCTCTGTTCCTGGTATAAAGGCATATATTTTTGCATGTTTATCGTAAGTTTTAATAAGTTGATTTTTATATTCAATGAAAGAATGTGAAAGACCTGTATCAGGTCGTGGATAATAATTGTGACAGTATAATAGTTGAGACTGATAATCTTGTTTGTAAATGCGCTTCAACATATCTTCTGTGATATTACTCGCATTAAGACAGCATTGGAAACCATGACTTTGAACTTCATGGATGAGTTCAACATCCAATTGATCATCAATACGTATAGAAAATGCCCCATGTGGCAATTGATTTAAATAACTGTAAAGCGTTGGATTAAGTAAAGAAGGATTAACATCAATGATATAAGTGATATTATATGATGAAAGAAGCTGACATAATTCCCCAAAATATGACAACTGATGTTGCTTGTTTTCTTCAGGGATTTGTAAAGATGTAAAGATCACATCATAACCCATAGAAGCCATGTTAAGAATATACTCTTTATCTAAAGCATTTCCTAAATAAACTGAGAAGCCAAGCACATCTAACACTCCTTTTAATTACTTAATCAGTACGATTATAACGCTATTATTAAACGTTTACAATTTGAGGTATTTTTTGAATAATATAATATTAAAATTTAAAGCACATGATGTTTTAAGTAATGTGAGATTTAAATAAGTGCAATGTATCGAAACGTTGATAAACGAAATTAAAGATAAATTTATAATAATTAGGAAGTCGAAGGTTTGATTTTTAAAAGTTGTTCATGTAATAAAAGTTGTTTGATATGAATATAAAAAAGCATGTCTCCTTGTTTGATTGGTATAAGAGGGTGTTCTGATAAATGAAGAATGACATAATAGTAAGATGTTAATTCTGGTGTGGTACTTAATATTGATTTATGCGATTCTATCCAAATTTTTTCAACTTCTACTTCTTGATTAAATACGTTCAAAGTTTCTTCAAATTTGTTATGATGATTGAGTACATAATATTTAGCATTTTCAGTCAGAGAGAGCAATTTTATAATTCGTTGTTCAATGTGTCGTGTGATTTCTAAATAATTCATAATTCCTCCAATAAATTTTAAAAATGATTGAGTAATAGAAAGGAAACGTCTATGAGGCAGAAAGAAGTTAAGAAAAAATATAAATTTAGTGATATTGCGTGGAGAGATTTAAGTCTAATTGCAGTAGTATTGGTAGGACTTTTTCTATTTAGCGTTGCAGGTATGGCGCTAGGTGCGCTTTTTCTAAAACATATGTCACAGTTACAATTAGCGATGATTAGTACATTGGCGCAGTTAATGGCTTATGTTGTTGTGATATTTGTATTTTACTTTTTACACATCCATACATTTGGAGAGAGGTTTAAAAAAGGTTTACAATACTTGAAACGACGATGGTTCATTATTATTATCGCTTTTTTATTGGCGTATGGTTTGTCAAGTTTATATGAATGGTTAATGCAGTTTTTACCTAAGCATCTACAATATTCTGATACGCAAAATGAGATGGCTTTAGATCAATTGTTCAAAGTACATGCATTTATACCTTTCGCGTTTTTATTAATCGTGATTGTAGGACCTATCGTTGAAGAATTAGTGTTTAGACACATACTAATAGGAGAGTTAGGAAAGAAGTTTAATTTTATTGTAATGGGGATTATATCAGCTGTATTATTTACTTACATACATGTAACTGATGCGAAATCACCGTTTGAATTCGGAGCATACTTTATTTTAGCCATTGCTTTAGTCTCTGTGTATTTAATTTCAAAGAGAAATTTGGCAGCATCGATTAGCTTGCATATGTTAAATAATCTAGTGTCATTTATTTATACTCTATGGTCAATATTTTATAATTAGTTTAAAAACCCAGCTGATTCACATTAACTGTTTATGTCAGCTGGGTTTAAAAATTGCTGATAGTTATCTATTGAGATATCTTGAGTTTTAATAGTTTTTTCGAATGAGTAAGAAATATCGTGTATGTCCATGATTGATAATTCACGTGTATGACCACGACCTATATCAAAGATCACTGCATGCCACTGACCATCTTTACACAATAAACCTATAAAAATAACATTTTCAGCGTGCGCTTTTCCTTCTTCAATATAATCAACAAGCATGACATTTCGTTCTGTACAGTATATTAATATATCTGAAAATAGTTGTGGTAATGAGTAATTATTACTATCTTCAAATTTAATATAATAATCCATCTTTTTTAATAACTTGCGTAATCGCGTTTGGGGTAAACCTAAACATTGTTTAATAATGGCTTGAATTTCTGTTTGATAAGGGAGAGTAGAATAAGACTGACTTTCATTAAGTGTAAGAAACAACGCTGACAGTTGATTTTCTGTTAAAGATAAAGAAATTTTTGATTGAGCATCTTTAATTTGATAACCACCGAGTTTACCGTGTTGTGCGTACACTTTTACACCTTGTTCTTCTAAATCATCAATATCCCTTAAAATAGTACGTTTCGAAACTTTAAATAGTTTTGCAAGTTGTGAAGCGGTCATTTTATCTGAATTTTGTATAGACTGAATGATTTGATTTTGGCGTTCTAATTTATTCAATGAAAGTCACCTCCATAAACATTACATATTACATTTATTATAACATATAAGCGACAATGATGACATTTTCTTATTTTTGGTCGGTACAAAAGTGTAAAATTTCTTATTTTTCTTTTAGAAAACGCTTACAATATAAAAATCATTATGTTACTATAATATTTGTAACAGGGGGAGCGATTAGACAAAGGGGTAGAGCTATATAACAGATAGCTGTGTAATCGTTCGAGTTACATCAAAACATCTTCAATATTTATTACTTACTTTCCTTTCTATTTGTCGGCTAGCTCGTGACTAGCCGATTTTTTCTTTTTTAAAAACTTATTAATTATTATTCCAAAATCTTGATGACTTCGTATAAAATAAATATAAGTAAATAGAGAGATTTCGATAATTAAAGTTTACTTATAATATATAACTGATTTATTAATTCTACATAAATTTATTTTATTTGGTGGTGAAACATAGGATGACAGAAAGTTTAAAGCAGATTGATCGTTTAATTTGTGATTGGTTAAAAATTGTTGATGATATTTTACCGCGTCTTATTCAAGAGATGCATACAGATACCAAAAAGGATCGTTTTGATTTAGTTACTAACGTAGACAAACAGATTCAAGACCATTTTCAAACATTCTTGTCAAATCAATTACCTGGGCATCTACTATTAGCTGAAGAAAAAAATAATGATGATATTGATCCTTATCATGGACATGTTTGGATTATGGATCCTATTGATGGAACGGCTAACCTTGTAAAGCAACAAGAAGATTATTGTATTATACTAGGATACTTTGTGGATGGAGAGCCAAAACTATCTTATATCTACGATTATCCTCATAATAAATTGTATAAAGCAATATCAGGTGAGGGAGCATATGAGAATGATTTACCGATGTTAAAGCCTGCAACATTAACCATTGAAGATGCAATATTGTCGTTTAACCCACATGTTTTAAATGATAGAACGATAAACGCACTTTTCCAAACTTCATTTAGTTATCGAATTATTGGTTCATGTGGTTTAGATTCAATTAGGGTCATTAAAGGTCAATTCGGCGCTCACATGAATACGAATCCTAAACCTTGGGATATAGCCGCTCAGTTTCTTTTTGCGCAAGAACTTAATTTGAAAATGACTAGCTTAGATGGTGGCAAAGTTGATTTTGGTAAGGGTGGCCCTTTTATAATTAGTAACCCTGGTTGTCATCAAGATGTACTGGATATTTTGAATAGCGGTAAGGGCTATCAAAAATAAGTACAATTATATTAATATAATTGTATAAGTGAATTGTTAATGTCGGAGCCTTAGAAAGAGTTTCTTTTTAAGGCTTTATTATTGTCCTCAATTATAATTATGTGAGTTAAAATTCACTTTTAAGTTATTCGGAATGTATAAATGAATAGGTCTACAGATGTATAGTAAATAATTTATTTTATAATATAATTATCTATGGAATATGAATATGAAATAAATGTAAAGGAGTGGTAGGAGTGAAACGTTCAGATAAAAGAAAAATGAGCCTGCCAACTAAAATTTTACTTTGGATAGTAGGAGTATTATTTTTACTCGCTGTTATTGCAGTAATATACATCTGTGCCAAGATATTTATTACAGGGGATAAGATACACAATCCTCTAAATAGAAGCCATTCAGAGTTACGCTCAGGAAAGGTTAATTTAAAAGAAGGCGACCCTTTCACAATTGCATTATTTGGTGTGGATTCAGATGCGGAGCGAAAACATCAAGGTGGTGGAGAGCGTAGCGATACCATTATGATTTTATCAATTAATCCTAAAGAGAAAAAAACAGAACTCGTTAGTATTCCTCGTGATACTCAAGCTCAAATTGTAGGACGAGGTACGACAGAAAAAATTGCTCATGCCTATGCTTACGGAGGACCCAATATGGCGGTAAATTCTTTAGAGAAATTAATGAATGTACCAATTGACCACTATGCAACAATTGATATGGATGGATTACACGATATGATTGATACTTTAGGTGGTGTGGATGTGGTAAGTAATGACACTTTCACAATTAGTGGTTTACATTTTGTTAAAGGTCAAAAAACACATGTTGATGGGGATGCTGCAATGAGATTTATACGTAGCCGCAAGGAAGAAGGTGCTGGTGGGGACTTTGGTAGACAAGAACGCCAACAACTTGTACTTGAAGCTATGGCTAATAAAATGACAAGTCCAACATCAATAACACATTTTAATTCATTAATGAGCGAAATACAGCAAAATGTTAAAACTGATTTATCATTAAGTGATCTGAATCTTGTCAGAAAAAATTATAAAGATGCTAACGATAACGTAAACCGTCATCAACTTGACGGAGAAGGTGGTATTCAAAGTGATGGTTTATATTACTTTGTCCCAAGTGATGCTTCTAAAAATAGCAACACGCAACTACTAAGAGATAATTTAGATTTATAAACTGTATTTGAGCACTGTGAGAACTATTCTCACAGTGTTTTTGTGTTTATAATGTATTTTTACAAGGTATATAAGTATTAAATGTAATAAGTAAAAGGATCATTAATTGATAATGATTTTCAAATAAATAATTTATGAATATAAATTATTTATAAATACTTAACTTTTTGCAATTAAAGTAATACAATTTAGATAATTCTATCTTGAAATATATGTGGGGTATTTTTCAGATAGATCTAGCTAACATGAAAAGTCTATTACGGTAAAATTAATATAAATGGGGTGAGCCTATGCAAGAACATTTGGTAGTCACACTTGATGCCACAGATTATCTTGTCGAACCAGGCACAAATTTACTTGAGTTTATCCGGTCTCGAGATATTTTCGTTCCAGCGATTTGCTACAATGAATCGATGGGGCCAATTCAAACATGCGATACATGTATGGTTGAAATTGATGGAGAAATTGCGCGTGCATGTGGCACAACAATAGACCGTCCAATGAATGTAAAAACAGATAACAACGATGTTAAATCAAGTCAAAAAGAAGCATTAGATCGTATTTTAGAAAAACATATGCTTTATTGTACGGTATGTGACTATAATAATGGAGACTGTGAAATCCATAATACTATGGATGAGTGGGGCATCCAGCATCAAACATATGAATATAAAGAAAAACCTTATGAGAAAGACTATGGTCCATTCTATCGTTACGATCCAGACCAATGTATATTATGTGGCCGTTGTGTTGAAGCCTGCCAAGACATAGAAGTAAATGAAACAATAAGCATTGATTGGGATCGTGAACATCCACGTGTCATCTGGGATAATGATGTGCCAATTAATGAATCTTCATGTGTATCATGTGGTCAATGTGCAACAGTATGTCCATGTAATGCCATGATGGAAGTGAGTATGGAAGGCAATGTTGGTTACATGACTGATACTGAGCCAGGATCACTTGTAGCAATGATCGACTTAATCAAAAAATCTGAACCAGGATATGGTCCATTATTGGCACTTTCTGACTCAGAATCTGAAATGCGTAAAGAACGTATAAATAAAACAAAAACAGTATGTACATATTGTGGTGTTGGTTGTTCATTTGAAGTTTGGACAAAAGATAGAGAAATTTTAAAAGTTCAACCATCTCATGATTCTCCTGCTAATAAGATTGCATCATGTGTTAAAGGTAAATTCTCATGGGGCCACATTAACTCTGATCAACGTATTACTAAGCCATTAGTAAGGAAAGATGGTGCTTTCCATGAAGTTGAATGGGAAGAAGCACTGCAAGTGATGGCAGATAACTTTAACAATATTAAAAATCAACACGGTGCAGATAGCTTGTCATTTATTTCATCTTCTAAAGCGACGAATGAAGAGTCATATTTAATGCAAAAATTTGCTCGACAAGTGATAGGAACAAATAACGTAGATAATTGTTCACGTTATTGCCAAGCACCAGCTACGAAAGGTTTGACTCGTACAGTAGGAATCGGCGGCGACGCTGGTGGTATTGATGATTTAGAAAAGGCAGCTATGACAGTGTTGATTGGTACAAATACTGCTGAAGCACATCCTGTCATTGCTTCAAGAATGAAACGTGCTCAAAAATTATTCGGTCAAAAATCTCATGTCTTTGATATTAGAAAACATGAAATGGCTGAACGTGCAGATGAATTTTATCAACCCAAACCAGGTACTGATTTAGTATGGTTAGGCG
Proteins encoded in this region:
- the murQ gene encoding N-acetylmuramic acid 6-phosphate etherase gives rise to the protein MNRLTTETRNTQTMHLDEMTIQDALLTINREDQKVPKAIEQVIPQLSQVITSAIQRFNRGGRIIYIGAGTSGRLGVLDAAECVPTFNTRPEEVVGIIAGGQKAMTVAVEGAEDDSEQGAQDLKDIQLNDNDIVIGISASGRTPYVKGALTYANDIHADTVALSCNTNSEISACAEHILEVNVGPEVLTGSTRLKSGTAQKLILNMISTMTMIGVGKVYDNLMVDLRPTNKKLVNRSITIIQDICDLDEQDAQTLYEEAGNHIKTAVVMYLCNTTKEDAETRLYKSNGVIKQAINV
- a CDS encoding MupG family TIM beta-alpha barrel fold protein, which encodes MLGFSVYLGNALDKEYILNMASMGYDVIFTSLQIPEENKQHQLSYFGELCQLLSSYNITYIIDVNPSLLNPTLYSYLNQLPHGAFSIRIDDQLDVELIHEVQSHGFQCCLNASNITEDMLKRIYKQDYQSQLLYCHNYYPRPDTGLSHSFIEYKNQLIKTYDKHAKIYAFIPGTELRGPLHKGLPTVESHRSSHPLVATHELQSLDISHVIIGDTAINLLIAQQLSDMMHRRHFTLKLKDLDPSFSERVLRTHTSRIDAPEHIIRSQYSRVNNDTPINPIGITERDIGDITVDNQLNGRYEGEIQVVKTPLKGHSHINHIATVSDEDLQLLTLIQPGDTFKFTYTKENDNESFNNRNS
- a CDS encoding type II CAAX endopeptidase family protein, with amino-acid sequence MRQKEVKKKYKFSDIAWRDLSLIAVVLVGLFLFSVAGMALGALFLKHMSQLQLAMISTLAQLMAYVVVIFVFYFLHIHTFGERFKKGLQYLKRRWFIIIIAFLLAYGLSSLYEWLMQFLPKHLQYSDTQNEMALDQLFKVHAFIPFAFLLIVIVGPIVEELVFRHILIGELGKKFNFIVMGIISAVLFTYIHVTDAKSPFEFGAYFILAIALVSVYLISKRNLAASISLHMLNNLVSFIYTLWSIFYN
- a CDS encoding YafY family protein: MNKLERQNQIIQSIQNSDKMTASQLAKLFKVSKRTILRDIDDLEEQGVKVYAQHGKLGGYQIKDAQSKISLSLTENQLSALFLTLNESQSYSTLPYQTEIQAIIKQCLGLPQTRLRKLLKKMDYYIKFEDSNNYSLPQLFSDILIYCTERNVMLVDYIEEGKAHAENVIFIGLLCKDGQWHAVIFDIGRGHTRELSIMDIHDISYSFEKTIKTQDISIDNYQQFLNPADINS
- a CDS encoding inositol monophosphatase family protein — translated: MTESLKQIDRLICDWLKIVDDILPRLIQEMHTDTKKDRFDLVTNVDKQIQDHFQTFLSNQLPGHLLLAEEKNNDDIDPYHGHVWIMDPIDGTANLVKQQEDYCIILGYFVDGEPKLSYIYDYPHNKLYKAISGEGAYENDLPMLKPATLTIEDAILSFNPHVLNDRTINALFQTSFSYRIIGSCGLDSIRVIKGQFGAHMNTNPKPWDIAAQFLFAQELNLKMTSLDGGKVDFGKGGPFIISNPGCHQDVLDILNSGKGYQK
- a CDS encoding LCP family protein — translated: MKRSDKRKMSLPTKILLWIVGVLFLLAVIAVIYICAKIFITGDKIHNPLNRSHSELRSGKVNLKEGDPFTIALFGVDSDAERKHQGGGERSDTIMILSINPKEKKTELVSIPRDTQAQIVGRGTTEKIAHAYAYGGPNMAVNSLEKLMNVPIDHYATIDMDGLHDMIDTLGGVDVVSNDTFTISGLHFVKGQKTHVDGDAAMRFIRSRKEEGAGGDFGRQERQQLVLEAMANKMTSPTSITHFNSLMSEIQQNVKTDLSLSDLNLVRKNYKDANDNVNRHQLDGEGGIQSDGLYYFVPSDASKNSNTQLLRDNLDL